A part of Capsicum annuum cultivar UCD-10X-F1 chromosome 6, UCD10Xv1.1, whole genome shotgun sequence genomic DNA contains:
- the LOC107875288 gene encoding histone H1, with amino-acid sequence MATEDAAITIELVSEPAVVAEPATEENPPVVTDEPKKEKETKAKKSAAPRKRNPPTHPSYFEMIKEAIVTLKDKTGSSQYAIQKFIEDKQKNLPPNFRKLLLVQLKKLVASGKLVKVKSSYKLPAPKATAAPAKKKPAAKPAKKATKAKPKPKPKSAAPKAKAATKPKSAAKAVVKPKPAAKTKAVAAAKAKTAEKVKKTPVKTKAKAAPKEKPAKVAKTPTRSTPSRKAAPAAKPAAKKAPVKKTPVKSVKAKSVKSPAKKASVRKAKK; translated from the exons ATGGCGACTGAAGATGCAGCTATAACAATTGAGCTTGTGTCTGAACCGGCGGTGGTAGCTGAGCCGGCGACGGAAGAAAATCCTCCGGTAGTGACCGATGAGccgaagaaggagaaggagactAAGGCGAAGAAATCAGCTGCTCCGAGGAAGAGGAATCCTCCTACTCATCCTTCCTACTTTGAG ATGATTAAGGAGGCGATTGTGACGCTGAAGGATAAAACCGGATCGAGTCAGTATGCGATCCAGAAGTTTATTGAAGATAAGCAGAAGAATCTGCCACCAAATTTCAGGAAACTGTTGCTTGTTCAATTGAAGAAGCTTGTTGCTTCTGGAAAGCTTGTTAAGGTGAAGAGCTCCTACAAACTTCCAGCTCCCAAGGCTACTGCTGCTCCTGCTAAGAAGAAACCGGCAGCCAAACCAGCAAAGAAGGCAACCAAAGCTAAGCCGAAGCCAAAACCAAAATCTGCTGCTCCAAAGGCTAAAGCTGCAACGAAACCAAAATCTGCTGCTAAAGCTGTTGTGAAACCAAAACCCGCAGCGAAGACTAAGGCAGTTGCTGCAGCAAAGGCGAAAACAGCTGAGAAGGTGAAGAAAACTCCTGTGAAAACTAAGGCAAAGGCAGCGCCGAAGGAGAAGCCGGCTAAGGTAGCAAAGACACCAACAAGGTCGACTCCGTCGAGGAAAGCCGCACCTGCGGCAAAGCCAGCGGCTAAAAAGGCACCGGTGAAGAAAACTCCGGTGAAGAGTGTGAAAGCTAAGAGTGTCAAGTCGCCGGCGAAGAAGGCATCTGTTAGAAAGGCTAAGAAGTGA
- the LOC107875287 gene encoding thiol S-methyltransferase METTL7B isoform X1 codes for MNMLIHTTFSTCLYPKIQFTQKLKAVNSSVSESTTFKDVNSQAENELKKKVKEPLSCSNKFCFCCSRRAFMAAAALFHPIHSSYASDDNSAPTDPMAMLNRLHPPRPDWYEEFYATAMNTSMKPYEAEIEGYKSELFSNLRGQAKQILEIGIGTGPNLKYYASEGGTSVYGVDPNRKMEKYAQAAADAAGLPPSNFKFLHAVSESLPLRDASVDVVIGTLVLCSVADINLTLQEVRRVLKPGGIYLFVEHVAAADGTVLRFIQGLLDPLQQTLADGCHLIRKTGKDITEAGFSDVDIHQAVLSTASLINPHIIGIARN; via the exons ATGAATATgttgatacatacaaccttttcGACATGTTTGTATCCCAAGATTCAGTTTACCCAGAAATTGAAAGCAGTGAATTCATCTGTTTCTGAAAGCACAACTTTTAAAGATGTTAATTCTCAAGCGGAAAATGAGTTGAAGAAAAAGGTTAAAGAGCCTTTGAGTTGTAGTAACAAATTTTGCTTTTGTTGCAGTAGAAGAGCCTTTATGGCAGCAGCTGCTCTATTCCACCCTATTCATTCTTCATATGCTTCTGATGATAATTCAGCTCCTACTGATCCCATG GCAATGTTGAATAGGTTGCATCCTCCTAGGCCAGATTGGTATGAGGAGTTTTATGCAACAGCCATGAACACAAGTATGAAACCTTATGAAGCAGAG ATTGAAGGTTACAAGTCAGAGCTTTTTTCTAATCTGAGAGGTCAGGCCAAACAAATCCTTGAAATTGGCATTGGTACAGGTCCAAATTTGAAGTATTATGCCAGTGAGGGGGGTACTTCCGTTTATGGCGTTGATCCAAACAGGAAGATGGAGAAATATGCACAAGCAGCAGCAGATGCTGCAGGCCTTCCaccttcaaatttcaaattcttaCATGCG GTTTCTGAGTCCTTGCCATTACGTGATGCTTCAGTTGATGTTGTCATTGGCACTCTTGTGTTATGTTCCGTCGCTGATATTAATCTGACACTGCAGG AGGTCAGAAGGGTGCTCAAGCCTGGTGGCATTTACCTCTTTGTTGAACATGTGGCTGCAGCAG ATGGAACAGTTCTCAGATTCATTCAAGGACTGCTTGATCCATTGCAGCAGACGCTCGCAGATGGTTGTCATCTTATTCGGAAAACAGGAAAGGATATCACTGAAGCCGGTTTCTCAGATGTAGATATTCATCAAGCTGTATTATCAACTGCCTCGCTGATAAATCCTCATATCATTGGCATAGCTCGCAACTAG
- the LOC107875287 gene encoding thiol S-methyltransferase METTL7B isoform X3: protein MNMLIHTTFSTCLYPKIQFTQKLKAVNSSVSESTTFKDVNSQAENELKKKAMLNRLHPPRPDWYEEFYATAMNTSMKPYEAEIEGYKSELFSNLRGQAKQILEIGIGTGPNLKYYASEGGTSVYGVDPNRKMEKYAQAAADAAGLPPSNFKFLHAVSESLPLRDASVDVVIGTLVLCSVADINLTLQEVRRVLKPGGIYLFVEHVAAADGTVLRFIQGLLDPLQQTLADGCHLIRKTGKDITEAGFSDVDIHQAVLSTASLINPHIIGIARN from the exons ATGAATATgttgatacatacaaccttttcGACATGTTTGTATCCCAAGATTCAGTTTACCCAGAAATTGAAAGCAGTGAATTCATCTGTTTCTGAAAGCACAACTTTTAAAGATGTTAATTCTCAAGCGGAAAATGAGTTGAAGAAAAAG GCAATGTTGAATAGGTTGCATCCTCCTAGGCCAGATTGGTATGAGGAGTTTTATGCAACAGCCATGAACACAAGTATGAAACCTTATGAAGCAGAG ATTGAAGGTTACAAGTCAGAGCTTTTTTCTAATCTGAGAGGTCAGGCCAAACAAATCCTTGAAATTGGCATTGGTACAGGTCCAAATTTGAAGTATTATGCCAGTGAGGGGGGTACTTCCGTTTATGGCGTTGATCCAAACAGGAAGATGGAGAAATATGCACAAGCAGCAGCAGATGCTGCAGGCCTTCCaccttcaaatttcaaattcttaCATGCG GTTTCTGAGTCCTTGCCATTACGTGATGCTTCAGTTGATGTTGTCATTGGCACTCTTGTGTTATGTTCCGTCGCTGATATTAATCTGACACTGCAGG AGGTCAGAAGGGTGCTCAAGCCTGGTGGCATTTACCTCTTTGTTGAACATGTGGCTGCAGCAG ATGGAACAGTTCTCAGATTCATTCAAGGACTGCTTGATCCATTGCAGCAGACGCTCGCAGATGGTTGTCATCTTATTCGGAAAACAGGAAAGGATATCACTGAAGCCGGTTTCTCAGATGTAGATATTCATCAAGCTGTATTATCAACTGCCTCGCTGATAAATCCTCATATCATTGGCATAGCTCGCAACTAG
- the LOC107875287 gene encoding thiol S-methyltransferase METTL7B isoform X2, with amino-acid sequence MNMLIHTTFSTCLYPKIQFTQKLKAVNSSVSESTTFKDVNSQAENELKKKVKEPLSCSNKFCFCCSRRAFMAAAALFHPIHSSYASDDNSAPTDPMAMLNRLHPPRPDWYEEFYATAMNTSMKPYEAEIEGYKSELFSNLRGQAKQILEIGIGTGPNLKYYASEGGTSVYGVDPNRKMEKYAQAAADAAGLPPSNFKFLHAVSESLPLRDASVDVVIGTLVLCSVADINLTLQEVRRVLKPGGIYLFVEHVAAAADARRWLSSYSENRKGYH; translated from the exons ATGAATATgttgatacatacaaccttttcGACATGTTTGTATCCCAAGATTCAGTTTACCCAGAAATTGAAAGCAGTGAATTCATCTGTTTCTGAAAGCACAACTTTTAAAGATGTTAATTCTCAAGCGGAAAATGAGTTGAAGAAAAAGGTTAAAGAGCCTTTGAGTTGTAGTAACAAATTTTGCTTTTGTTGCAGTAGAAGAGCCTTTATGGCAGCAGCTGCTCTATTCCACCCTATTCATTCTTCATATGCTTCTGATGATAATTCAGCTCCTACTGATCCCATG GCAATGTTGAATAGGTTGCATCCTCCTAGGCCAGATTGGTATGAGGAGTTTTATGCAACAGCCATGAACACAAGTATGAAACCTTATGAAGCAGAG ATTGAAGGTTACAAGTCAGAGCTTTTTTCTAATCTGAGAGGTCAGGCCAAACAAATCCTTGAAATTGGCATTGGTACAGGTCCAAATTTGAAGTATTATGCCAGTGAGGGGGGTACTTCCGTTTATGGCGTTGATCCAAACAGGAAGATGGAGAAATATGCACAAGCAGCAGCAGATGCTGCAGGCCTTCCaccttcaaatttcaaattcttaCATGCG GTTTCTGAGTCCTTGCCATTACGTGATGCTTCAGTTGATGTTGTCATTGGCACTCTTGTGTTATGTTCCGTCGCTGATATTAATCTGACACTGCAGG AGGTCAGAAGGGTGCTCAAGCCTGGTGGCATTTACCTCTTTGTTGAACATGTGGCTGCAGCAG CAGACGCTCGCAGATGGTTGTCATCTTATTCGGAAAACAGGAAAGGATATCACTGA
- the LOC107875286 gene encoding E3 ubiquitin protein ligase DRIP2 isoform X1: MPNQVVKVKRDKIAACITCPLCHKLFRDATTISECLHTFCRKCIHKKLSDEETECCPICKIDLGCIPLEKLRPDHTLQDIRAKIFPYKRQKVQAPEAVPSITQAPEPVPSVTPPIRRKERSLSSLVVSTPRVSTQTGTTGRRSKSVARKLLRGSTFSVEKPVKKDESSAEDQLHSASSPETLNKFTQNIKQNSSSVELFGQPTPDNETENGMDQWKSKVDLWKPLNCLVEVANRSKSAKFTSQGSTVISEHPQSIDNEAHVRKPKAKRHGQEINVHDDNNNNEPAHLGTDKPKKMRRNSQKKATSDGGFIISPQTVLDAITTKCERRNNPIWFSLMASEDKEGDAPLPQISASYLRIKNGSVPVSYIQKYLMRKLDLTSEDEVEIRCMGQLIDTTLQVNTLLDMWLETTTSERITVTTGSSAKDFVMVLVYARKVPGQAK; encoded by the exons ATGCCGAATCAAGTTGTGAAAGTCAAGAGAGATAAAATTGCGGCATGCATTACATGCCCTCTTTGTCATAAGCTATTCAGAGACGCTACGACTATTTCCGAATGTCTTCATACAT TTTGCAGGAAATGCATCCATAAGAAGCTCTCTGATGAAGAAACGGAATGCTGTCCAATATGCAAGATTGACTTGGGTTGTATCCCATTAGAGAAATTGAG GCCAGATCATACTCTGCAAGATATAAGAGCAAAGATATTCCCTTACAAGAGGCAAAAGGTGCAGGCACCTGAAGCTGTGCCTTCAATAACGCAGGCACCTGAACCTGTGCCTTCAGTTACCCCTCCAATCAGGAGAAAAGAGAGATCACTATCATCACTAGTGGTCAGTACTCCAAGAGTATCAACACAGACTGGAACAACAGGAAGAAGATCAAAATCAGTGGCAAGAAAATTATTACGAGGCTCCACATTTTCTGTTGAGAAACCTGTCAAGAAAGATGAAAGTTCCGCAGAAGATCAGCTGCATAGCGCTAGTTCACCTGAGACTTTGAACAAGTTTACTCAGAACATTAAGCAG AATTCTTCTAGTGTTGAGCTATTTGGCCAACCCACTCCCGATAATGAAACAGAGAATGGCATGGACCAGTGGAAAAGTAAAGTTGATTTGTGGAAGCCTTTGAACTGTTTGGTGGAAGTAGCGAATCGGAGCAAGTCTGCGAAGTTTACTTCCCAAGGTTCTACTGTCATATCAGAACATCCTCAGTCCATTGACAATGAGGCTCATGTCCGTAAACCTAAAGCAAAAAGACATGGACAAGAAATCAATGTCCACGATGACAATAATAACAATGAACCTGCTCATTTGGGGACAGACAAACCTAAAAAGATGCGGAGAAATAGCCAAAAGAAGGCGACATCAGATGGAGGATTTATTATTTCACCACAAACTGTGTTGGACGCAATCACTACCAAATGTGAAAGAAGGAATAATCCAATTTGGTTCTCATTAATGGCCTCCGAAGATAA GGAGGGAGATGCACCCTTGCCCCAAATTTCTGCAAGTTACTTGAGAATAAA GAATGGCAGTGTTCCTGTTTCTTACATCCAAAAGTATCTGATGAGGAAGTTAGATCTTACGAGCGAAGATGAG GTTGAAATTAGATGTATGGGCCAGTTGATAGATACTACTTTACAAGTGAACACTTTGCTAGATATGTGGCTTGAAACTACTACATCAGAAAGAATAACAGTTACAACTGGTTCATCAGCAAAGGATTTTGTGATGGTGCTGGTTTACGCTCGTAAGGTTCCGGGTCAAGCAAAATGA
- the LOC107875286 gene encoding E3 ubiquitin protein ligase DRIP2 isoform X2 → MPNQVVKVKRDKIAACITCPLCHKLFRDATTISECLHTFCRKCIHKKLSDEETECCPICKIDLGCIPLEKLRPDHTLQDIRAKIFPYKRQKVQAPEAVPSITQAPEPVPSVTPPIRRKERSLSSLVVSTPRVSTQTGTTGRRSKSVARKLLRGSTFSVEKPVKKDESSAEDQLHSASSPETLNKFTQNIKQNSSSVELFGQPTPDNETENGMDQWKSKVDLWKPLNCLVEVANRSKSAKFTSQGSTVISEHPQSIDNEAHVRKPKAKRHGQEINVHDDNNNNEPAHLGTDKPKKMRRNSQKKATSDGGFIISPQTVLDAITTKCERRNNPIWFSLMASEDKEGDAPLPQISASYLRIKNGSVPVSYIQKYLMRKLDLTSEDEEVLRELVQLRNFLEMEGAQIVSVLKPHS, encoded by the exons ATGCCGAATCAAGTTGTGAAAGTCAAGAGAGATAAAATTGCGGCATGCATTACATGCCCTCTTTGTCATAAGCTATTCAGAGACGCTACGACTATTTCCGAATGTCTTCATACAT TTTGCAGGAAATGCATCCATAAGAAGCTCTCTGATGAAGAAACGGAATGCTGTCCAATATGCAAGATTGACTTGGGTTGTATCCCATTAGAGAAATTGAG GCCAGATCATACTCTGCAAGATATAAGAGCAAAGATATTCCCTTACAAGAGGCAAAAGGTGCAGGCACCTGAAGCTGTGCCTTCAATAACGCAGGCACCTGAACCTGTGCCTTCAGTTACCCCTCCAATCAGGAGAAAAGAGAGATCACTATCATCACTAGTGGTCAGTACTCCAAGAGTATCAACACAGACTGGAACAACAGGAAGAAGATCAAAATCAGTGGCAAGAAAATTATTACGAGGCTCCACATTTTCTGTTGAGAAACCTGTCAAGAAAGATGAAAGTTCCGCAGAAGATCAGCTGCATAGCGCTAGTTCACCTGAGACTTTGAACAAGTTTACTCAGAACATTAAGCAG AATTCTTCTAGTGTTGAGCTATTTGGCCAACCCACTCCCGATAATGAAACAGAGAATGGCATGGACCAGTGGAAAAGTAAAGTTGATTTGTGGAAGCCTTTGAACTGTTTGGTGGAAGTAGCGAATCGGAGCAAGTCTGCGAAGTTTACTTCCCAAGGTTCTACTGTCATATCAGAACATCCTCAGTCCATTGACAATGAGGCTCATGTCCGTAAACCTAAAGCAAAAAGACATGGACAAGAAATCAATGTCCACGATGACAATAATAACAATGAACCTGCTCATTTGGGGACAGACAAACCTAAAAAGATGCGGAGAAATAGCCAAAAGAAGGCGACATCAGATGGAGGATTTATTATTTCACCACAAACTGTGTTGGACGCAATCACTACCAAATGTGAAAGAAGGAATAATCCAATTTGGTTCTCATTAATGGCCTCCGAAGATAA GGAGGGAGATGCACCCTTGCCCCAAATTTCTGCAAGTTACTTGAGAATAAA GAATGGCAGTGTTCCTGTTTCTTACATCCAAAAGTATCTGATGAGGAAGTTAGATCTTACGAGCGAAGATGAG GAAGTATTAAGAGAATTGGTTCAACTGAGGAACTTCTTGGAAATGGAAGGTGCACAAATTGTTTCAGTGCTGAAGCCCCACTCTTAA